In Solenopsis invicta isolate M01_SB chromosome 13, UNIL_Sinv_3.0, whole genome shotgun sequence, one DNA window encodes the following:
- the LOC105194113 gene encoding complex III assembly factor LYRM7 isoform X1, with translation MGDSLRREVLRVFKKLHKTRLKTFEGDDYALQVVRSKINEEYRKYKNVTNQAAIEELNKFAQEVEHEIRTTVIQAVETAPGKVALRLTPDVLVDNVPYKDQKDKITESKADKKTKD, from the exons ATGGGCGACTCTCTTCGACGAGAg GTCTTGCGAGTTTTTAAGAAACTTCATAAAACAAGATTAAAGACATTTGAAGGCGATGATTATGCATTGCAAG TAGTGAGGAGTAAGATAAACGAAGAATacagaaagtataaaaatgtaacaaatcaAGCAGCAATTGAGGAG ttaaataaatttgcgCAGGAAGTTGAACATGAGATACGAACAACTGTTATACAGGCGGTCGAAACGGCACCTGGAAAAGTCg CGTTGCGACTTACTCCAGATGTCTTGGTGGACAATGTGCCATATAAAGATCAGAAAGATAAAATCACAGAGAGTAAAGCAGACAAAAAAACCAAAGACTAA
- the LOC105194113 gene encoding complex III assembly factor LYRM7 isoform X4, with amino-acid sequence MGDSLRREVLRVFKKLHKTRLKTFEGDDYALQVVRSKINEEYRKYKNVTNQAAIEEEVEHEIRTTVIQAVETAPGKVALRLTPDVLVDNVPYKDQKDKITESKADKKTKD; translated from the exons ATGGGCGACTCTCTTCGACGAGAg GTCTTGCGAGTTTTTAAGAAACTTCATAAAACAAGATTAAAGACATTTGAAGGCGATGATTATGCATTGCAAG TAGTGAGGAGTAAGATAAACGAAGAATacagaaagtataaaaatgtaacaaatcaAGCAGCAATTGAGGAG GAAGTTGAACATGAGATACGAACAACTGTTATACAGGCGGTCGAAACGGCACCTGGAAAAGTCg CGTTGCGACTTACTCCAGATGTCTTGGTGGACAATGTGCCATATAAAGATCAGAAAGATAAAATCACAGAGAGTAAAGCAGACAAAAAAACCAAAGACTAA
- the LOC105194113 gene encoding complex III assembly factor LYRM7 isoform X2, which yields MGDSLRREVLRVFKKLHKTRLKTFEGDDYALQVRSKINEEYRKYKNVTNQAAIEELNKFAQEVEHEIRTTVIQAVETAPGKVALRLTPDVLVDNVPYKDQKDKITESKADKKTKD from the exons ATGGGCGACTCTCTTCGACGAGAg GTCTTGCGAGTTTTTAAGAAACTTCATAAAACAAGATTAAAGACATTTGAAGGCGATGATTATGCATTGCAAG TGAGGAGTAAGATAAACGAAGAATacagaaagtataaaaatgtaacaaatcaAGCAGCAATTGAGGAG ttaaataaatttgcgCAGGAAGTTGAACATGAGATACGAACAACTGTTATACAGGCGGTCGAAACGGCACCTGGAAAAGTCg CGTTGCGACTTACTCCAGATGTCTTGGTGGACAATGTGCCATATAAAGATCAGAAAGATAAAATCACAGAGAGTAAAGCAGACAAAAAAACCAAAGACTAA
- the LOC105194113 gene encoding complex III assembly factor LYRM7 isoform X6 produces MGDSLRREVLRVFKKLHKTRLKTFEGDDYALQVRSKINEEYRKYKNVTNQAAIEEEVEHEIRTTVIQAVETAPGKVALRLTPDVLVDNVPYKDQKDKITESKADKKTKD; encoded by the exons ATGGGCGACTCTCTTCGACGAGAg GTCTTGCGAGTTTTTAAGAAACTTCATAAAACAAGATTAAAGACATTTGAAGGCGATGATTATGCATTGCAAG TGAGGAGTAAGATAAACGAAGAATacagaaagtataaaaatgtaacaaatcaAGCAGCAATTGAGGAG GAAGTTGAACATGAGATACGAACAACTGTTATACAGGCGGTCGAAACGGCACCTGGAAAAGTCg CGTTGCGACTTACTCCAGATGTCTTGGTGGACAATGTGCCATATAAAGATCAGAAAGATAAAATCACAGAGAGTAAAGCAGACAAAAAAACCAAAGACTAA
- the LOC105194113 gene encoding complex III assembly factor LYRM7 isoform X5, translated as MYDVLRVFKKLHKTRLKTFEGDDYALQVRSKINEEYRKYKNVTNQAAIEELNKFAQEVEHEIRTTVIQAVETAPGKVALRLTPDVLVDNVPYKDQKDKITESKADKKTKD; from the exons ATGTACGAT GTCTTGCGAGTTTTTAAGAAACTTCATAAAACAAGATTAAAGACATTTGAAGGCGATGATTATGCATTGCAAG TGAGGAGTAAGATAAACGAAGAATacagaaagtataaaaatgtaacaaatcaAGCAGCAATTGAGGAG ttaaataaatttgcgCAGGAAGTTGAACATGAGATACGAACAACTGTTATACAGGCGGTCGAAACGGCACCTGGAAAAGTCg CGTTGCGACTTACTCCAGATGTCTTGGTGGACAATGTGCCATATAAAGATCAGAAAGATAAAATCACAGAGAGTAAAGCAGACAAAAAAACCAAAGACTAA
- the LOC105194113 gene encoding complex III assembly factor LYRM7 isoform X3 has protein sequence MYDVLRVFKKLHKTRLKTFEGDDYALQVVRSKINEEYRKYKNVTNQAAIEELNKFAQEVEHEIRTTVIQAVETAPGKVALRLTPDVLVDNVPYKDQKDKITESKADKKTKD, from the exons ATGTACGAT GTCTTGCGAGTTTTTAAGAAACTTCATAAAACAAGATTAAAGACATTTGAAGGCGATGATTATGCATTGCAAG TAGTGAGGAGTAAGATAAACGAAGAATacagaaagtataaaaatgtaacaaatcaAGCAGCAATTGAGGAG ttaaataaatttgcgCAGGAAGTTGAACATGAGATACGAACAACTGTTATACAGGCGGTCGAAACGGCACCTGGAAAAGTCg CGTTGCGACTTACTCCAGATGTCTTGGTGGACAATGTGCCATATAAAGATCAGAAAGATAAAATCACAGAGAGTAAAGCAGACAAAAAAACCAAAGACTAA
- the LOC105194115 gene encoding glycerol-3-phosphate dehydrogenase [NAD(+)], cytoplasmic isoform X1: protein MPDAKKKVCIVGSGNWGSAIAKIVGANVMKYNNIFETRVTMYVYEEIINNEKLTSIINTIHENVKYLPGHKIPENVVAVPDVVEAAKDADILIFVLPHQFIRTLCSTLLDNIKPTAVGLSLIKGFGRGEGNSIELISKIIEKHLRIQCNVLMGANLANEVAEEKFCETTIGCKDKRLAPILRDLIQTSNFRVVVVEDCDTVEVCGALKNIVACAAGFVDGLSLGDNTKAAVIRLGLMEMIKFVDTFYSGSKLSTFFESCGVADLITTCYGGRNRRVCEQFVKTGKTIKALEDELLSGQKLQGPATADEVHDMLKARNLMDKFPLFTAVHRICTDQLRPADLIDQIRSHPEHVMRLEEGSA from the exons GGGTTCGGCGATTGCGAAGATTGTGGGTGCGAATGTCATGAAGTACAATAACATATTTGAGACTCGAGTGACGATGTACGTGTATGAGGAGATCatcaataatgaaaaattgacCAGCATAATCAACACTATCCATGAGAACGTTAAATATCTGCCCGGACACAAAATTCCAGAAAATGTG GTCGCCGTGCCCGACGTTGTGGAGGCAGCAAAGGACGCAGACATTCTCATCTTTGTTTTGCCACATCAGTTTATACGTACGTTATGTTCGACACTACTGGATAACATAAAACCAACTGCAGTTGGTCTTTCTCTTATTAAG GGTTTCGGTCGAGGTGAAGGAAATAGTATCGAGTTAATCTCCAAGATCATTGAAAAGCATCTGAGAATACAGTGCAATGTTCTGATGGGCGCTAACCTGGCCAACGAAGTCGCAGAGGAGAAATTCTGCGAAACCACAATTG gaTGTAAGGACAAGCGACTGGCACCGATACTGAGGGATCTCATTCAGACTTCAAACTTCCGAGTGGTTGTCGTGGAGGATTGTGATACTGTGGAAGTGTGTGGTGCTCTGAAG AATATCGTGGCTTGTGCCGCTGGTTTTGTGGATGGCCTTAGTTTGGGTGACAATACGAAGGCTGCGGTGATCCGATTAGGGTTGATGGAGATGATAAAATTTGTCGATACCTTCTACAGCGGTTCTAAGCTATCCACATTTTTCGAAAGCTGCGGTGTCGCTGATCTGATTACCACTTGCTACGGAGGAAGAAATCGCAGAGTTTGCGAGCAATTTGTCAAAACTGGCAAG ACTATCAAAGCATTGGAAGATGAGCTGCTGTCTGGGCAAAAGCTGCAGGGGCCAGCAACAGCAGACGAGGTTCATGATATGTTGAAAGCACGCAATCTGATGGACAAGTTTCCATTGTTCACTGCAGTGCATCGCATCTGTACTGATCAATTGCGACCGGCGGATCTCATTGATCAGATTCGTAGTCATCCTGAACACGT GATGAGGTTGGAGGAGGGAAGTGCATAG
- the LOC105194115 gene encoding glycerol-3-phosphate dehydrogenase [NAD(+)], cytoplasmic isoform X2: protein MKYNNIFETRVTMYVYEEIINNEKLTSIINTIHENVKYLPGHKIPENVVAVPDVVEAAKDADILIFVLPHQFIRTLCSTLLDNIKPTAVGLSLIKGFGRGEGNSIELISKIIEKHLRIQCNVLMGANLANEVAEEKFCETTIGCKDKRLAPILRDLIQTSNFRVVVVEDCDTVEVCGALKNIVACAAGFVDGLSLGDNTKAAVIRLGLMEMIKFVDTFYSGSKLSTFFESCGVADLITTCYGGRNRRVCEQFVKTGKTIKALEDELLSGQKLQGPATADEVHDMLKARNLMDKFPLFTAVHRICTDQLRPADLIDQIRSHPEHVMRLEEGSA from the exons ATGAAGTACAATAACATATTTGAGACTCGAGTGACGATGTACGTGTATGAGGAGATCatcaataatgaaaaattgacCAGCATAATCAACACTATCCATGAGAACGTTAAATATCTGCCCGGACACAAAATTCCAGAAAATGTG GTCGCCGTGCCCGACGTTGTGGAGGCAGCAAAGGACGCAGACATTCTCATCTTTGTTTTGCCACATCAGTTTATACGTACGTTATGTTCGACACTACTGGATAACATAAAACCAACTGCAGTTGGTCTTTCTCTTATTAAG GGTTTCGGTCGAGGTGAAGGAAATAGTATCGAGTTAATCTCCAAGATCATTGAAAAGCATCTGAGAATACAGTGCAATGTTCTGATGGGCGCTAACCTGGCCAACGAAGTCGCAGAGGAGAAATTCTGCGAAACCACAATTG gaTGTAAGGACAAGCGACTGGCACCGATACTGAGGGATCTCATTCAGACTTCAAACTTCCGAGTGGTTGTCGTGGAGGATTGTGATACTGTGGAAGTGTGTGGTGCTCTGAAG AATATCGTGGCTTGTGCCGCTGGTTTTGTGGATGGCCTTAGTTTGGGTGACAATACGAAGGCTGCGGTGATCCGATTAGGGTTGATGGAGATGATAAAATTTGTCGATACCTTCTACAGCGGTTCTAAGCTATCCACATTTTTCGAAAGCTGCGGTGTCGCTGATCTGATTACCACTTGCTACGGAGGAAGAAATCGCAGAGTTTGCGAGCAATTTGTCAAAACTGGCAAG ACTATCAAAGCATTGGAAGATGAGCTGCTGTCTGGGCAAAAGCTGCAGGGGCCAGCAACAGCAGACGAGGTTCATGATATGTTGAAAGCACGCAATCTGATGGACAAGTTTCCATTGTTCACTGCAGTGCATCGCATCTGTACTGATCAATTGCGACCGGCGGATCTCATTGATCAGATTCGTAGTCATCCTGAACACGT GATGAGGTTGGAGGAGGGAAGTGCATAG
- the LOC105194114 gene encoding peroxiredoxin-6, translating into MRLNAIIPNFKIDTTQGPIDFYEWQGKSWVVLFSHPADFTPVCTTELGRIAVHQPYFEKRNTKLLAHSVDKLKDHVDWVNDIKSYCKDIPGAFPYPIIADPDRKLAVQLDMIDEQDKDDPETAQTVRSLYIISPDHRLRLSMQYPTSTGRNVDEILRVIDSLQLVDRRPEIATPANWVPGEKVMILPTVKEEDLPKLFPGGVDRVSMPSGKVYVRTTTNY; encoded by the exons ATGAGGCTTAACGCTATCATACCGAATTTTAAGATCGATACCACGCAAGGTCCCATCGACTTTTATGAGTGGCAGGGCAAATC ATGGGTAGTCCTATTCTCTCACCCTGCGGATTTTACTCCTGTTTGCACCACCGAATTGGGCCGTATCGCAGTGCATCAACCGTACTTCGAAAAACGCAACACCAAGTTGCTAGCTCATTCCGTCGACAAGCTCAAGGACCACGTGGACTGGGTCAAT GACATTAAGTCGTACTGCAAGGACATTCCTGGCGCATTCCCGTATCCCATAATCGCCGATCCTGATCGCAAGCTTGCAGTGCAGCTGGACATGATCGACGAGCAGGATAAGGATGATCCGGAAACTGCTCAAACTGTTCGGTCTCTGTATATCATCAGTCCGGATCACCGTCTGCGACTTTCCATGCAATATCCGACCTCTACTGGACGCAACGTCGA TGAAATATTGCGTGTGATCGATTCACTGCAGCTCGTCGACAGAAGGCCGGAAATAGCAACTCCCGCTAACTGGGTG CCAGGTGAGAAAGTAATGATCCTGCCAACGGTGAAAGAGGAGGATCTCCCAAAACTCTTTCCAGGAGGAGTTGATCGTGTATCCATGCCGTCTGGAAAGGTCTACGTCCGCACTACCACTAATTACTAA